From Rhodanobacteraceae bacterium, the proteins below share one genomic window:
- a CDS encoding TPR domain-containing protein, whose translation MTRLDSLRAQLGGSRDGALLRYSLGSALLDADDTTEAIAQLRAALEFDAGYSAAWKRLGQACLCAGDAQAAAEAWRRGIAAAEARGDVQAAKEMRVFLKRLASGR comes from the coding sequence ATGACGCGACTGGATTCATTGAGAGCGCAACTCGGCGGTTCCCGAGACGGCGCGCTGCTGCGCTACTCGCTGGGCTCGGCGTTGCTCGACGCGGATGACACCACCGAAGCCATCGCGCAGCTGCGCGCCGCGCTCGAATTCGACGCGGGCTATTCCGCGGCATGGAAACGGCTCGGACAAGCTTGCCTGTGCGCAGGCGATGCGCAAGCCGCCGCGGAAGCATGGCGGCGCGGCATCGCCGCCGCCGAAGCGCGCGGCGACGTGCAGGCGGCGAAGGAGATGCGGGTTTTCCTCAAGCGCCTCGCAAGCGGCCGCTGA
- a CDS encoding 16S rRNA (cytosine(967)-C(5))-methyltransferase produces MHDTRALAAEVLAELVHGASLREALKPAQAALRDPRDRAFLTALCNEGARWWLRFDKALDALLQQPLRKREPVLHALLVLGLVQLEILQLPPHAAVAATVEATRALGRGGFAKLANAVLRRWLRERDALNGRLDAQPQTRSAHPRWLIDVLARDWPEHVDAILAANNQSSPPMLRANARRTTRDLMLAALAQANVEAQPHAFLRDGVVLAANTDVTRLPGFAEGHFSVQDGAAQCAADVLDLHDGLRVLDACAAPGGKACHMLERADVRLLALDADARRTGAIRANFARLGLRGDVRTGDAGDPSQWWDGQPFDRILLDAPCSATGVIRRHPDIKLHRRAGDIAPLAREQSRLLAALWPLVTRGGRLVYATCSVLREENERIVDAFLDAHADARAEPCGLPAGHAAGVGRQILPGESGLDGMYYAVLEKR; encoded by the coding sequence ATGCACGATACCCGCGCCCTCGCAGCCGAAGTGCTGGCCGAACTCGTGCACGGCGCTTCGCTGCGCGAGGCGCTGAAACCAGCGCAAGCAGCGCTTCGCGATCCGCGCGATCGCGCTTTCCTGACTGCGTTGTGCAACGAAGGCGCGCGCTGGTGGCTGCGCTTCGACAAGGCGCTCGACGCGCTGCTGCAGCAGCCGCTGCGCAAACGCGAACCGGTGTTGCACGCCTTGCTGGTGCTGGGCCTGGTGCAACTGGAAATCCTGCAACTGCCGCCGCACGCGGCGGTCGCGGCCACGGTCGAGGCCACGCGCGCGCTGGGTCGCGGCGGTTTCGCAAAACTCGCCAACGCAGTGCTGCGGCGCTGGTTGCGCGAGCGTGACGCGTTGAATGGGCGGCTCGATGCGCAGCCGCAAACCCGCAGCGCGCATCCGCGTTGGCTGATCGATGTGCTGGCGCGCGACTGGCCCGAACACGTCGACGCGATCCTCGCCGCGAACAACCAATCTTCGCCGCCGATGCTGCGCGCCAACGCGCGGCGCACGACGCGCGACCTGATGCTCGCGGCGCTGGCGCAAGCGAATGTCGAAGCGCAGCCGCACGCCTTCCTGCGCGACGGCGTCGTGCTGGCCGCGAACACCGACGTGACCCGCCTACCCGGTTTCGCCGAAGGCCATTTCTCCGTGCAGGACGGCGCCGCGCAATGCGCCGCCGATGTTCTGGACCTGCACGATGGGCTGCGCGTGCTGGACGCCTGCGCCGCGCCGGGCGGCAAGGCCTGCCACATGCTGGAACGCGCCGACGTGCGCCTCCTTGCGCTCGACGCGGATGCACGGCGCACAGGCGCGATTCGCGCGAACTTCGCACGGCTCGGTTTGCGCGGTGACGTGCGAACGGGCGACGCGGGCGATCCATCGCAGTGGTGGGATGGCCAGCCGTTCGACCGCATCCTGCTGGATGCGCCCTGCTCGGCCACCGGCGTGATCCGACGCCATCCCGACATCAAGCTGCACCGGCGCGCGGGCGACATCGCGCCGCTCGCGCGCGAACAGTCGCGCCTGCTCGCGGCGCTGTGGCCGTTGGTGACGCGCGGTGGCCGGCTGGTTTACGCCACCTGTTCGGTGCTGCGCGAAGAAAACGAACGCATCGTCGACGCCTTTCTCGATGCACACGCGGATGCACGCGCCGAACCATGCGGCTTGCCCGCCGGTCATGCGGCCGGCGTCGGCCGGCAAATCCTGCCGGGCGAAAGCGGGCTCGACGGGATGTATTACGCGGTCCTCGAAAAGCGCTGA
- a CDS encoding Methionyl-tRNA formyltransferase: MPAQRLRLVFAGTPDFAVPGLRACLAANADVVAVYTQPARPAGRGRKLAPSPVKQAALAARIPVEQPESLKTPEAQARLRAYAPDLMVVIAYGLILPRKVLAIPRLGCWNVHASLLPRWRGAAPIQRAILAGDAETGVCLMQMEAGLDTGPVLLSDATPIREDDTGGALHDRLAEIGARVLGEGLRRVVAGETLHATPQPKAGATYAHKLDKAEAKLDFSRPAVELERKVRAFDPWPVAEAEVAGERMRIWSALALPSPPFPAPSPGTIFAASKHGLDIACGEGVLRILKLQRAGGRVIDAADYLNARAELRVR, from the coding sequence ATGCCGGCGCAGCGTTTGCGGCTGGTGTTCGCCGGCACGCCCGATTTCGCGGTACCCGGATTGCGCGCGTGCCTCGCTGCAAATGCGGACGTCGTCGCGGTGTACACGCAACCCGCTCGGCCGGCGGGACGCGGGCGCAAGCTCGCACCGAGTCCGGTGAAGCAGGCGGCGCTCGCCGCACGCATTCCAGTCGAGCAGCCCGAATCGTTGAAGACACCCGAAGCGCAAGCGCGCCTGCGCGCGTACGCGCCGGATTTGATGGTGGTGATCGCCTACGGCCTGATCCTGCCGCGCAAGGTGTTGGCGATTCCGCGCCTCGGCTGCTGGAACGTGCACGCCTCGCTGCTGCCACGCTGGCGCGGCGCCGCGCCGATCCAGCGCGCGATCCTCGCGGGCGACGCGGAAACCGGCGTGTGCCTGATGCAGATGGAAGCGGGACTCGACACCGGCCCCGTGTTGCTTTCCGACGCGACGCCCATCCGCGAAGACGACACCGGCGGCGCGCTGCACGATCGGCTTGCGGAAATCGGTGCGCGTGTGCTGGGCGAGGGCCTGCGGCGCGTCGTCGCTGGTGAGACGTTGCATGCAACACCGCAACCCAAAGCCGGTGCGACCTACGCGCACAAGCTCGACAAGGCCGAGGCGAAACTGGATTTCTCGCGGCCGGCCGTCGAACTCGAACGCAAGGTGCGCGCGTTCGATCCTTGGCCGGTGGCGGAAGCCGAGGTCGCCGGCGAGCGCATGCGCATCTGGAGCGCCCTCGCCTTGCCCAGTCCTCCGTTCCCAGCCCCCAGCCCCGGTACAATTTTCGCCGCATCGAAACACGGCCTCGACATCGCCTGCGGCGAAGGCGTGCTGCGCATATTGAAATTGCAACGCGCGGGCGGGCGCGTGATCGATGCCGCGGATTACCTGAACGCGCGCGCTGAATTGCGCGTCCGATGA
- a CDS encoding Peptide deformylase, with translation MAKLDILEFPDPRLRLVAQKVETFDADLKRLADDMLETMYAAPGIGLAATQVNVQKRLLVLDVSETHDDPQVFVNPELLETRGTEVCQEGCLSFPGVYADVERKEWIRVRAQDVTGKTFELETGGLLAVCIQHEMDHLVGKVFVDYLSPLKRSLLLRKLEKQRRHAG, from the coding sequence ATGGCCAAACTCGACATCCTCGAATTCCCCGATCCGCGCCTGCGCCTGGTCGCGCAAAAGGTCGAGACGTTCGACGCCGACCTGAAACGCCTGGCCGACGACATGCTGGAAACCATGTACGCCGCGCCGGGCATCGGCCTGGCCGCGACCCAGGTGAACGTGCAGAAGCGGTTGCTGGTGCTGGACGTGTCCGAAACGCACGACGATCCGCAGGTGTTCGTGAATCCTGAGCTGCTGGAAACGCGTGGCACCGAAGTCTGCCAGGAAGGCTGCCTGTCGTTCCCCGGCGTGTACGCCGACGTCGAGCGCAAGGAATGGATCCGCGTGCGCGCGCAGGACGTCACCGGCAAGACGTTCGAACTCGAAACCGGCGGCCTGCTGGCCGTGTGCATCCAGCACGAGATGGATCACCTGGTCGGCAAGGTGTTCGTCGATTACCTGTCGCCGCTGAAACGCTCGCTGCTGCTGCGCAAGCTGGAGAAGCAGCGGCGCCACGCGGGCTGA
- a CDS encoding Glycosyltransferase, with the protein MHLLGFDNGVGLSRDLRLLAETLRARGYRVDFTNTRRRGGIPGLLQRLRGKRHAAELARRRRRGLPPPYDFVLMEEHIAPAFLDDARHRVLLPHPEWFLPRDMEALPRIDLVLAKTHEAQRVFAAQGCRALCIGFTSDDRRDASVPRERTFFHLAGSSRTKNTEPLLALWRRHPEWPRLTVVQHPKEAKPGAPAANIDHRVGYLDEAELKRLQNAHLFHLCPSETEGFGHYIVEAMSVGAVVVTLDAPPMNEMITPERGILVPYSRTGTQHLATTYHFDDAALEAAIAQAIATDTARCGAMGAAARAWYEFERAAFPARLDDALRGMVARA; encoded by the coding sequence GTGCACCTGCTCGGTTTCGACAATGGCGTCGGCTTGTCGCGTGATTTGCGCCTGCTCGCCGAGACCCTGCGCGCGCGCGGCTACCGGGTGGACTTCACCAACACGCGCCGGCGCGGCGGGATTCCCGGATTGCTCCAGCGCCTGCGCGGCAAGCGCCATGCGGCGGAGCTCGCGCGCCGGCGTCGCCGCGGTTTGCCGCCGCCCTACGATTTCGTGCTGATGGAGGAACATATCGCGCCGGCGTTCCTGGACGATGCACGCCATCGCGTGCTGCTGCCGCATCCGGAATGGTTCCTGCCGCGCGACATGGAAGCGCTCCCCCGCATCGACCTCGTGCTCGCGAAAACCCATGAAGCGCAGCGGGTGTTCGCGGCGCAAGGTTGCCGCGCGCTGTGCATCGGTTTCACCAGCGACGATCGGCGCGATGCGTCGGTGCCGCGGGAACGCACGTTCTTCCATCTCGCCGGTTCCAGCCGCACCAAGAACACCGAACCCCTGCTCGCGCTGTGGCGCCGCCATCCCGAATGGCCACGCCTGACGGTGGTGCAGCATCCGAAGGAAGCGAAGCCCGGCGCGCCGGCGGCGAATATCGACCATCGCGTCGGTTATCTCGACGAAGCCGAATTGAAGCGCCTGCAGAACGCGCACCTTTTCCACCTGTGCCCATCCGAAACCGAGGGCTTCGGCCACTACATCGTCGAAGCGATGAGCGTGGGCGCGGTGGTGGTCACGCTGGATGCGCCGCCGATGAACGAAATGATCACGCCGGAGCGCGGGATCCTGGTGCCGTATTCCCGCACCGGCACGCAGCACCTCGCGACCACGTATCACTTCGACGATGCCGCGCTGGAAGCGGCGATCGCGCAGGCCATCGCGACCGACACTGCACGCTGCGGGGCCATGGGCGCAGCCGCGCGTGCATGGTACGAATTCGAGCGTGCGGCGTTTCCCGCGCGCCTCGACGACGCGCTGCGCGGCATGGTGGCGCGGGCATGA
- a CDS encoding LysM domain-containing protein, giving the protein MFKKLLALSAGLLITFAAYAAGTQLRADHPHTYVVKKGDTLWSISARFLTKPWLWPEIWDVNQQVYNPHRIYPGDVLDLDVNGLRVARRATVEANPIPTVPLSAIEPFLKDFRVLTAAEVQQTPYVVAVEENEPRATEGMNLYVRNLPAAAVGQRFAVVRPTHVFRQFNDGGRIDDVGHLVSNNVDLAPGPWQEDFRNDGHFGRGNEIGTEVRVIGTAQVLKNGDPATLLLTNASMEIRAGDRIMPVDDTPYDFTYYPHPPRNAPADAYIMALSNGYDGISVQGPMDVVALNVGSDDGVDNGTTFAIYQPGDTVTDLVAGNTTRREFGPKVKLPSEFVGHLMVFRTFSHVSYGLVMDGIRPVKVGDTLQAPQ; this is encoded by the coding sequence ATGTTTAAGAAACTGCTTGCGTTGAGCGCGGGTTTGTTGATCACGTTCGCCGCCTACGCAGCTGGAACCCAGCTGCGCGCCGATCACCCGCACACCTACGTGGTCAAGAAGGGCGACACGCTGTGGAGCATCTCGGCGCGTTTCCTCACCAAGCCGTGGTTGTGGCCCGAAATCTGGGACGTCAACCAGCAGGTCTACAACCCGCATCGCATTTATCCGGGCGACGTGCTGGACCTCGACGTGAACGGCCTGCGCGTGGCCAGGCGCGCCACCGTCGAAGCCAATCCGATCCCGACGGTGCCGCTGTCCGCGATCGAACCCTTCCTCAAGGATTTCCGCGTGCTCACGGCGGCGGAAGTGCAGCAGACGCCGTATGTGGTGGCGGTCGAGGAAAACGAACCGCGCGCCACCGAAGGCATGAACCTGTACGTGCGCAACCTGCCGGCGGCGGCCGTCGGCCAGCGTTTCGCGGTCGTGCGCCCGACCCACGTGTTCCGCCAGTTCAATGACGGCGGCCGGATCGACGACGTCGGCCACCTGGTCAGCAACAACGTGGATCTCGCGCCGGGTCCGTGGCAGGAAGATTTCCGCAACGACGGCCACTTCGGCCGCGGCAACGAGATCGGCACCGAGGTGCGCGTGATCGGCACCGCGCAGGTGCTGAAGAATGGCGATCCCGCCACGCTGCTGCTCACCAACGCCAGCATGGAGATTCGCGCGGGCGACCGGATCATGCCGGTGGATGACACGCCGTACGACTTCACCTATTACCCGCACCCGCCGCGCAACGCGCCGGCCGACGCCTACATCATGGCGCTGTCCAACGGTTACGACGGCATCTCGGTGCAGGGTCCGATGGACGTGGTGGCGCTGAACGTCGGCAGCGACGATGGCGTGGACAACGGCACCACGTTTGCGATCTACCAGCCGGGTGACACCGTGACCGACCTCGTCGCGGGCAACACCACGCGCCGCGAGTTCGGACCGAAGGTGAAGCTGCCCAGCGAGTTCGTCGGGCACCTGATGGTGTTCCGCACTTTCTCGCACGTGAGCTACGGGCTGGTGATGGATGGCATCCGCCCGGTGAAGGTCGGCGATACGCTGCAAGCGCCGCAGTAA
- a CDS encoding dolichyl-phosphate-mannose-protein mannosyltransferase family protein, protein MTPTSTSRRWFDDERVQLALLFAFALLLLGLGIGLRDPWPSDEPRFALVAREMLSSGQWLFPHRGVELYSDKPPMFMWLEACAYAITGGWRGAFLLPSLLAGLGTIALVYDFVRRQWNHRAGWLAAAAVLVSFDFTFQMRGAQIDGVETFWIALAMYGLLRHLLLGPAWRWYAIGFVAAGLGVITKGVGVIALLVFLPFWFARWRGWNGLLPAQKREARWWLALLFVVPVLGWALPMLWSALNVHAGDAAYARYAHDILLGQTVSRYAEPSHHIHPWWFYVPVIAFEWLPLSLAIYWAIPGWSRALRARDARTLLPLAWVVLVVIFFSFSGGKRDVYILPALSITAIALAPLLPEIVRTRSFRWALWLLTLLLALVLLIAGIGLHAGHLQKLLALAASALDGSPAPLITMIIGIGAAGVVSALIARPRYAAWAWAAFALAAWGTWGLVAYPLLNGYSSARAVMTRTASLVPAGDPIALVAWKEQNLLMLDALGRDTVDFGFKLAWHEQLKQALAWQAEDPAHRWIFAYGKVLAPCVRVAGAIHVGHANRREWYVFNRGAVVPGCVPPRSDDAGQFGALETDD, encoded by the coding sequence GTGACGCCGACTTCCACTTCCCGCCGCTGGTTCGACGACGAACGCGTGCAGCTCGCGCTGCTGTTCGCGTTCGCGCTGCTGTTGCTGGGCCTCGGCATCGGGCTGCGCGACCCGTGGCCGTCCGATGAGCCGCGCTTCGCGCTGGTCGCCCGCGAAATGCTGTCGAGTGGGCAATGGTTGTTCCCGCACCGCGGCGTGGAACTCTATTCCGACAAGCCGCCGATGTTCATGTGGCTGGAAGCCTGCGCGTACGCGATCACGGGCGGCTGGCGCGGCGCGTTCCTGCTGCCATCGCTGCTGGCGGGACTCGGAACCATCGCGCTGGTGTACGACTTCGTGCGCAGGCAGTGGAACCACCGTGCGGGATGGCTCGCCGCCGCCGCGGTGCTGGTGAGTTTCGATTTCACTTTCCAGATGCGCGGCGCGCAGATCGATGGCGTGGAAACGTTCTGGATCGCGCTTGCAATGTACGGCCTGCTGCGCCACCTGCTGCTCGGTCCCGCGTGGCGCTGGTACGCGATCGGATTCGTCGCGGCCGGACTCGGCGTGATCACCAAGGGCGTGGGCGTGATCGCGTTGCTGGTGTTCCTGCCGTTCTGGTTCGCGCGCTGGCGCGGCTGGAACGGTTTGTTGCCTGCGCAGAAGCGCGAAGCGCGCTGGTGGCTTGCATTGCTGTTCGTCGTGCCTGTGCTCGGCTGGGCGCTGCCGATGTTGTGGTCGGCGTTGAACGTACACGCGGGCGATGCCGCGTACGCGCGCTACGCACATGACATCCTTCTGGGACAAACCGTTTCACGTTACGCCGAACCCTCGCATCACATCCATCCGTGGTGGTTCTACGTTCCGGTGATCGCGTTCGAATGGCTGCCGCTGTCGCTGGCCATCTATTGGGCGATCCCCGGCTGGTCACGCGCCTTGCGCGCGCGCGACGCCCGCACCCTGCTGCCGCTCGCGTGGGTGGTGCTGGTGGTGATCTTCTTTTCCTTCAGCGGCGGCAAGCGCGACGTGTACATCCTGCCTGCACTGTCGATCACCGCGATCGCGCTGGCGCCGCTGTTGCCGGAGATCGTTCGCACTCGCTCGTTCCGCTGGGCGTTGTGGCTGCTGACACTGCTGCTGGCACTGGTGCTGTTGATCGCCGGCATCGGCTTGCATGCCGGTCATCTGCAGAAGCTGCTTGCCTTGGCCGCGTCGGCACTGGACGGCTCACCCGCGCCCCTGATCACGATGATCATCGGCATCGGCGCCGCCGGCGTCGTGAGCGCGTTGATCGCGCGGCCCCGGTACGCCGCGTGGGCCTGGGCCGCGTTCGCGCTGGCCGCATGGGGTACATGGGGATTGGTCGCGTATCCATTGCTCAACGGCTACTCGTCGGCGCGCGCGGTGATGACGCGCACCGCGAGCCTGGTGCCCGCGGGCGATCCGATCGCGCTGGTGGCATGGAAGGAACAGAATCTCCTGATGCTGGACGCGTTGGGCCGCGACACCGTCGACTTCGGTTTCAAGCTCGCGTGGCACGAACAGTTGAAGCAGGCGCTGGCTTGGCAGGCGGAAGATCCCGCGCATCGCTGGATCTTCGCTTACGGCAAGGTGCTGGCGCCGTGCGTACGCGTGGCCGGCGCGATCCACGTCGGACACGCCAACCGCCGCGAGTGGTACGTGTTCAACCGCGGCGCCGTGGTGCCGGGCTGCGTGCCGCCGAGGAGCGATGATGCGGGACAATTCGGCGCGCTTGAAACCGATGACTGA
- a CDS encoding Lipopolysaccharide core biosynthesis glycosyl transferase, with translation MPERPRISACVITLNEADRISDCLASLAFCDDAVVVDSGSTDGTSDIAAAHGARVIEHPFEGFRAQKDFAVSQARHDWVLCLDADERVTPALRASIEAARGAGFAEAAGYRFARATEYFGAFLRHGNAYPDRVLRLFDRRRGGWRAGREIHEHAVVDGNVATLPGDLEHVAYRSLDDQLARYRRYAAMMAAHMHAAGRRAHLHNLVLNPSWRFLRGYVLRAGFVDGWRGFLFACMEADYVREKFARLWLMQRTAAGSQVDTAN, from the coding sequence ATGCCCGAACGTCCCCGCATCTCGGCCTGCGTGATCACCTTGAACGAGGCCGACCGCATCTCCGATTGCCTCGCGTCGCTGGCGTTCTGCGACGACGCGGTGGTGGTCGATTCCGGTTCGACGGATGGCACCAGCGATATCGCGGCCGCACACGGCGCGCGGGTGATCGAGCATCCGTTCGAAGGATTCCGCGCGCAGAAGGATTTCGCGGTGTCGCAGGCGCGCCACGATTGGGTGCTGTGCCTGGACGCCGACGAGCGCGTGACGCCGGCGCTGCGCGCGTCCATCGAAGCCGCGCGCGGCGCGGGTTTCGCCGAAGCGGCGGGTTATCGCTTCGCGCGCGCGACCGAATACTTCGGCGCCTTCCTTCGCCACGGCAATGCGTATCCCGATCGCGTGCTGCGCCTGTTCGACCGCCGTCGCGGCGGCTGGCGCGCGGGCCGCGAGATCCATGAGCACGCCGTCGTCGATGGAAATGTCGCGACGCTGCCCGGTGACCTCGAACACGTCGCCTACCGCTCGCTGGACGACCAGCTCGCGCGTTACCGCCGCTACGCCGCGATGATGGCCGCGCACATGCACGCCGCCGGGCGGCGCGCGCACCTGCACAACCTGGTGCTCAATCCGTCCTGGCGGTTCCTGCGCGGCTACGTGCTGCGCGCCGGCTTCGTGGATGGCTGGCGCGGCTTCCTGTTCGCCTGCATGGAAGCCGACTACGTGCGCGAGAAATTCGCGCGATTGTGGTTGATGCAGCGCACGGCCGCGGGCAGCCAAGTTGACACTGCGAACTGA
- a CDS encoding Glycosyl transferase, family 9, producing MHPIVIRFGRLGDMLLLAPLLAHLHRGYGEPCLLLGTGASSAALYDAHPDVAQVLQVNARHRPLVLSPERWRMLRALRRHRGAPVHVCETEPRALAKIRRMLALAGVACDRCVFVTDMPAASGEHWIERLLRGCGQPPPGCADAWRAPAPVVGVPAPRLVLREADRRDRDAWLHARGWRGEPLWLVQPFNKRSMRWNGPRDAADDDKAWPAQHWIAVLRALHDDHPGARIVLCGAPHEAAPLDAIARDAQVPGLDVAARELPLRRLMALADVADGMLSVDTGPAHVAAAMGCPLVVLFGAQSPDVWCPRSPTGSAVIALGGPPQRSRVAEIAPEEVIASLRHLCDRP from the coding sequence ATGCACCCCATCGTGATCCGCTTCGGCCGGCTCGGCGACATGCTGTTGCTGGCGCCGCTGCTCGCGCACCTGCACCGCGGCTACGGCGAGCCCTGCCTGCTGCTCGGCACGGGCGCGTCGAGCGCAGCCTTGTATGACGCGCACCCCGACGTCGCGCAGGTGCTGCAGGTGAATGCCCGGCACCGGCCGCTGGTATTGAGTCCGGAACGCTGGCGCATGCTGCGCGCCTTGCGCCGGCATCGCGGCGCGCCCGTGCATGTGTGCGAAACCGAGCCGCGCGCGCTGGCGAAGATCCGGCGCATGCTCGCGCTGGCCGGTGTCGCGTGCGACCGATGCGTGTTCGTGACCGACATGCCGGCCGCAAGTGGCGAACACTGGATCGAGCGCCTGCTGCGGGGCTGCGGGCAGCCACCGCCCGGCTGCGCGGATGCGTGGCGGGCACCTGCGCCCGTCGTCGGCGTGCCCGCACCACGTCTGGTGTTGCGCGAAGCGGATCGCCGCGATCGCGATGCGTGGCTGCATGCGCGCGGCTGGCGCGGCGAACCGCTGTGGCTGGTGCAACCGTTCAACAAGCGCAGCATGCGCTGGAATGGTCCGCGCGATGCGGCCGACGACGACAAGGCGTGGCCTGCGCAGCACTGGATCGCCGTGCTGCGCGCCTTGCACGACGACCATCCCGGCGCACGCATCGTCTTGTGCGGCGCCCCGCACGAGGCCGCGCCGCTGGATGCGATCGCCCGCGACGCGCAGGTGCCCGGCCTCGACGTCGCCGCGCGCGAACTGCCGCTGCGGCGCCTGATGGCGCTGGCCGACGTCGCCGACGGGATGCTTTCCGTCGACACCGGCCCCGCACACGTCGCGGCGGCGATGGGCTGTCCGCTGGTGGTGTTGTTCGGCGCGCAATCGCCGGACGTGTGGTGCCCGCGCAGTCCCACCGGCAGCGCGGTGATCGCGCTGGGCGGCCCGCCGCAACGTTCGCGCGTGGCGGAAATCGCGCCGGAGGAAGTCATCGCCAGTTTGCGTCACTTGTGCGATCGTCCCTGA
- a CDS encoding putative integral membrane, glycosyltransferase, with translation MTDASYARSEHLRALLWWLPLYLLVALIAIFLQPPIPLHSTRALAVAWDMWVHHQFLVPHINGAPYSEKAPLLFWLIHAGWAAFGVNDVWPRVLMVLIGAVQLILAQSLARRLFPEHAWIARTAPWMLLALSFGFLYGLQIMYDGLLAVWVLGAMLCLVPGPRRASPRWIGFAVCIGLGFLTKGPVMLVHVAPAWLLGPWWCAYAREHRARWYAVGVAAIIGGGLILAAWVIPAIDASGGAYTHALLFKQTGGRVVNAFIHKRPFWWYVPWVFVLTFPFVLWPRMWAGLFALRRPLPAGLRMLLAWLVPAFLIFSAFSGKQSYYFVPELPAAAILMAAAVTFLRTRGGWAAHSAWLGAWPLAVGSFAAAALLFALPFLQNAGKLHDHWLHDGASVGAPFGVLYLLLGAFLLLPGRGKLRRIAGASLVGTAGAYALFALAFYPAFDMRPAAQLLAHAEAEGHAIGNLGLYDGQFEFAGRMTRPIDRLYEGQFLQDWAAKHPRGLVIAYPERLTPDDLRYARLVQPYRGVWMTIWDATTLATLRRGQQPAESFTPAILLPAPSYWRYANIQGDRP, from the coding sequence GTGACCGACGCCTCCTACGCCCGATCCGAACATCTGCGCGCCCTGCTGTGGTGGCTGCCGCTTTATCTGCTGGTCGCGCTGATCGCGATCTTCCTGCAGCCGCCGATCCCGCTGCACTCCACCCGCGCGCTGGCGGTTGCGTGGGACATGTGGGTGCACCACCAGTTCCTGGTGCCGCACATCAACGGCGCGCCGTATTCGGAAAAGGCGCCGCTGCTGTTCTGGCTGATCCATGCGGGCTGGGCCGCGTTCGGCGTCAACGACGTGTGGCCGCGCGTGTTGATGGTGTTGATCGGCGCCGTGCAACTGATCCTCGCGCAATCGCTGGCGCGCCGGCTGTTTCCCGAGCACGCCTGGATTGCGCGCACCGCGCCGTGGATGCTGCTGGCGCTGTCGTTCGGCTTCCTGTACGGCCTGCAGATCATGTACGACGGCCTGCTGGCCGTGTGGGTGCTGGGCGCGATGCTGTGCCTCGTTCCCGGTCCGCGCCGTGCGTCGCCGCGCTGGATCGGCTTCGCCGTCTGCATCGGCCTGGGGTTCCTGACCAAGGGTCCGGTGATGCTGGTGCACGTGGCGCCGGCATGGCTGCTGGGTCCATGGTGGTGCGCCTACGCGCGTGAACATCGCGCGCGCTGGTATGCAGTCGGCGTCGCCGCGATCATCGGCGGCGGCCTGATCCTCGCCGCGTGGGTGATCCCCGCGATCGACGCGAGCGGCGGCGCCTACACGCACGCCCTGCTGTTCAAGCAGACCGGCGGCCGCGTGGTGAACGCCTTCATCCACAAGCGGCCGTTCTGGTGGTACGTGCCGTGGGTGTTCGTGCTGACCTTCCCGTTCGTGCTGTGGCCGCGCATGTGGGCCGGCCTGTTCGCGCTGCGGCGCCCGCTTCCGGCGGGTTTGCGGATGCTGCTGGCGTGGCTGGTTCCGGCGTTCCTGATCTTCAGCGCGTTCAGCGGCAAGCAGAGTTACTACTTCGTGCCCGAACTGCCGGCGGCCGCGATCCTGATGGCGGCCGCGGTCACCTTCCTGCGCACGCGCGGCGGCTGGGCGGCGCACAGCGCATGGCTGGGCGCGTGGCCGCTGGCAGTGGGATCGTTCGCCGCGGCCGCGCTGTTGTTCGCGCTGCCGTTCTTGCAGAACGCCGGCAAGCTGCACGACCACTGGCTGCACGATGGCGCGAGCGTCGGCGCGCCGTTCGGCGTGTTGTACCTGTTGCTGGGCGCGTTCCTGCTGTTGCCGGGACGCGGCAAGCTGCGCCGCATCGCCGGCGCCAGCCTGGTCGGAACCGCGGGCGCGTACGCGCTGTTCGCGCTGGCGTTCTACCCTGCATTCGACATGCGTCCGGCCGCGCAACTGCTGGCGCACGCCGAGGCTGAAGGCCACGCGATCGGCAACCTCGGCCTTTACGACGGCCAGTTCGAATTCGCCGGTCGCATGACGCGGCCGATCGACCGCCTGTACGAAGGTCAATTCCTGCAGGACTGGGCCGCGAAGCATCCGCGCGGACTCGTGATCGCCTATCCCGAACGTTTGACGCCGGACGACCTGCGCTACGCGCGGCTGGTGCAGCCGTATCGCGGCGTGTGGATGACGATCTGGGATGCGACCACGCTGGCGACATTGCGGCGCGGCCAGCAACCCGCGGAATCCTTCACGCCCGCGATCCTGCTGCCGGCACCCAGTTACTGGCGCTACGCCAATATTCAGGGCGATCGTCCATGA